From Microbacterium sp. YJN-G, a single genomic window includes:
- the glgC gene encoding glucose-1-phosphate adenylyltransferase, with the protein MSAPKKVFGIILAGGEGKRLMPLTADRAKPAVPFGGQYRLIDFAISNLINSGLRQVVVLTQYKSHSLDRHISQNWRMSALLDSYVASVPAQQRLGKRWFSGSADAILQSLNLINDEKPDIVVVIGADHVYRMNFKQMVNAHVESGAAATVAGIRQPLALASQFGVIDADPESGRIRDFLEKPSDPTGLADSPNEVLVSMGNYVFDTDALIAAVEADGESASSGHDMGGDIIPYFVERGEAGYYDMKQNDVPGSSPRDRSYWRDVGTIDSYYDAHMDLISTLPIFNLYNTMWPIRTQSVNTPPAKFVRDAVGRIGNAIDSIVSVGSVLSGTHLERSVVSVGTMAAGGSTITDSVLLDQVQVGLGARVHRAVLDKNVILEDGATVGVDRERDLERGFTVTDSGITVVGKGIRIER; encoded by the coding sequence ATGTCGGCACCTAAGAAGGTTTTCGGGATCATCCTCGCCGGCGGCGAGGGCAAGCGGCTGATGCCCCTGACAGCGGACAGGGCGAAACCCGCGGTTCCGTTCGGCGGACAGTACCGGCTGATCGATTTCGCGATCTCCAACCTCATCAACTCGGGGCTGCGCCAGGTGGTGGTGCTGACCCAGTACAAGTCGCACAGCCTCGACCGGCACATCTCGCAGAACTGGCGGATGTCCGCACTGCTCGACTCGTACGTGGCATCCGTCCCGGCCCAGCAGCGGCTCGGCAAGCGCTGGTTCTCGGGGTCGGCGGATGCCATCCTGCAGAGCCTGAACCTCATCAACGACGAGAAGCCCGACATCGTCGTGGTCATCGGCGCCGACCACGTGTACCGGATGAACTTCAAGCAGATGGTCAATGCGCACGTCGAGTCCGGCGCGGCGGCCACCGTCGCCGGCATCCGTCAGCCGCTGGCGCTGGCTTCGCAGTTCGGCGTCATCGACGCCGACCCCGAGTCCGGCCGCATCCGCGACTTCCTCGAGAAGCCCAGCGACCCGACGGGGCTCGCCGACTCCCCCAACGAGGTGCTCGTCTCGATGGGCAACTACGTCTTCGACACGGATGCCCTCATCGCCGCGGTCGAGGCCGACGGCGAATCCGCGAGCTCGGGCCACGACATGGGCGGCGACATCATCCCGTACTTCGTCGAACGCGGCGAAGCCGGCTACTACGACATGAAGCAGAACGACGTGCCTGGTTCGTCACCGCGCGACCGGTCGTACTGGCGCGATGTCGGAACGATCGACTCGTACTACGACGCGCACATGGATCTGATCTCGACGCTGCCGATCTTCAACCTGTACAACACGATGTGGCCGATCCGCACGCAGAGCGTGAACACGCCTCCGGCGAAGTTCGTGCGCGACGCCGTGGGACGCATCGGCAACGCGATCGATTCGATCGTCTCGGTCGGGTCGGTGCTCTCGGGCACGCACCTGGAGCGCAGCGTGGTCAGCGTCGGCACCATGGCGGCGGGTGGGTCGACGATCACCGACTCCGTGCTGCTGGATCAGGTGCAGGTGGGCCTGGGTGCGCGCGTGCACCGCGCGGTGCTCGACAAGAACGTCATCCTCGAGGACGGCGCGACTGTCGGCGTCGACCGTGAACGCGATCTGGAGCGGGGCTTCACGGTCACCGACTCCGGGATCACCGTCGTCGGCAAGGGCATCCGCATCGAACGCTGA
- the serB gene encoding phosphoserine phosphatase SerB, which produces MTSARFLVVLDADSTLIRNEVIELLADEAGRRAEVQAATEAAMRGEVDFAASLRSRVQALKGVPTEAFERVRARIEPTPGVHELVDAVHERGGIVGVVSGGFHEILDHIAPQLGVDRWRANRLTVVDGALDGTVDGDIVDAQVKADSLQEWAAELGVAPHTTIAIGDGANDLIMMKTAGLGLAFNAKPAVRAAASLVVGPQDLSAVIPLLP; this is translated from the coding sequence GTGACCTCTGCGCGTTTCCTCGTCGTCCTCGATGCCGATTCCACCCTCATCCGCAACGAGGTGATCGAGCTTCTCGCCGATGAGGCAGGTCGGCGCGCCGAGGTGCAGGCGGCGACCGAGGCGGCCATGCGCGGCGAGGTCGACTTCGCCGCGAGCCTGCGTTCGCGCGTGCAGGCGCTGAAGGGCGTTCCCACCGAGGCGTTCGAGCGGGTGCGGGCACGCATCGAGCCGACGCCCGGCGTGCACGAGCTGGTCGACGCCGTGCACGAGCGCGGCGGGATCGTGGGCGTCGTCTCGGGCGGGTTCCACGAGATCCTCGACCACATCGCTCCTCAGCTCGGCGTCGACCGCTGGCGGGCGAACAGGCTGACCGTCGTCGACGGCGCGCTCGACGGCACGGTCGACGGCGACATCGTCGACGCCCAGGTCAAGGCCGATTCCCTGCAGGAGTGGGCAGCGGAGCTCGGCGTCGCCCCGCACACCACGATCGCGATCGGTGACGGCGCGAACGACCTCATCATGATGAAGACCGCAGGCCTCGGGCTCGCGTTCAACGCCAAGCCGGCGGTGCGCGCGGCGGCCTCGCTCGTGGTCGGCCCGCAGGATCTCTCGGCGGTCATCCCGCTGCTGCCGTGA
- a CDS encoding alpha/beta fold hydrolase produces MDIILVPGLWLDASSWDEVTPALTAAGHRVHPLTLPGLGEPASDLGMDDWVAAVVERIDALEAPVVLVGHSGGGNVVWGAADARPDRVARVVFVDTVPPAPGNGISEFEVVDGVVPFPGWDHFPDEDVYDLDDATRARTAPLTRSVPARVPTDPIALTDPRRHDVPVTLLMGGVDRDALEGMLGEWPAYRDEFAAIGDAKVVTLGSGHWPQFSMPARLAEQIVEAVDRGQ; encoded by the coding sequence ATGGACATCATCCTCGTTCCCGGTCTCTGGCTCGACGCATCCTCATGGGACGAGGTGACGCCCGCGCTCACTGCGGCGGGCCACCGCGTCCATCCGCTCACGCTCCCCGGGCTCGGCGAGCCGGCGTCCGACCTCGGCATGGACGACTGGGTCGCCGCGGTGGTCGAGCGCATCGACGCGCTCGAGGCGCCGGTGGTGCTGGTGGGGCACTCCGGCGGCGGGAACGTCGTCTGGGGAGCGGCCGACGCACGCCCGGACCGCGTCGCACGCGTGGTCTTCGTCGACACGGTCCCGCCGGCGCCGGGCAACGGCATCAGCGAGTTCGAGGTCGTCGACGGCGTCGTGCCCTTCCCCGGCTGGGATCACTTCCCCGACGAGGATGTGTACGACCTCGACGATGCGACACGCGCCCGCACCGCACCGCTCACCCGGAGCGTGCCGGCGCGGGTGCCCACCGACCCGATCGCGCTCACCGATCCGCGCCGGCACGACGTGCCGGTGACTCTGCTCATGGGTGGGGTGGATCGCGACGCGCTGGAGGGGATGCTCGGCGAGTGGCCCGCCTATCGCGACGAGTTCGCGGCGATCGGCGATGCGAAGGTCGTCACGCTCGGCTCAGGTCACTGGCCGCAGTTCTCGATGCCGGCGCGGCTGGCAGAGCAGATCGTCGAGGCGGTCGACCGCGGTCAGTGA
- the fabG gene encoding 3-oxoacyl-ACP reductase FabG, translating into MSTDRVVLVTGGNRGIGRAIAERFVRDGYRVAVTARSGEGPEGTLTVRADVTDAAAVDAAFTEVEQKLGPVEIVVANAGITKDTLLMRMSEDDFDSVVATNLGGSFRVVKRASKGMLRARFGRVILISSVVGLYGSAGQVNYAASKSALVGFARSLTRELGGRGITANVVAPGFIETDMTAELPEETQKQYKASIPAGRFATAAEVAGAVVWLAGEDAGYISGAVIPVDGGLGMGH; encoded by the coding sequence ATGAGCACTGATCGCGTCGTCCTCGTCACCGGTGGAAACCGCGGCATCGGCCGTGCCATCGCTGAGCGCTTCGTGCGCGACGGCTACCGCGTGGCCGTCACGGCCCGCAGCGGCGAGGGCCCCGAGGGAACGCTCACGGTGCGTGCGGATGTCACGGATGCCGCCGCCGTCGACGCGGCGTTCACCGAGGTCGAGCAGAAGCTCGGGCCGGTCGAGATCGTCGTGGCGAACGCGGGCATCACCAAGGACACGCTGCTCATGCGCATGAGCGAGGACGACTTCGACAGTGTGGTCGCCACGAACCTCGGCGGCTCGTTCCGGGTCGTCAAGCGCGCGTCGAAGGGGATGCTGCGCGCGCGCTTCGGCCGCGTGATCCTCATCTCCAGCGTCGTGGGGCTGTACGGCTCGGCCGGTCAGGTGAACTACGCCGCCTCGAAGAGCGCCCTGGTCGGCTTCGCCCGCTCGCTCACGCGCGAGCTGGGCGGCCGCGGCATCACCGCGAACGTCGTGGCGCCCGGCTTCATCGAGACCGACATGACGGCCGAGCTGCCGGAAGAGACCCAGAAGCAGTACAAGGCCAGCATCCCCGCCGGCCGCTTTGCCACGGCCGCCGAGGTCGCCGGCGCCGTCGTGTGGCTCGCGGGCGAGGACGCCGGCTACATCTCCGGCGCCGTCATCCCCGTCGACGGCGGCCTGGGAATGGGTCACTGA
- a CDS encoding DUF4190 domain-containing protein, with amino-acid sequence MSDQFAPQQHPTPAQPAHPAQPGQYAPPAAGYVPVPPAAGNGYAAAPPTNGLALASMICGLAGLLGNVFVVFLVMPFFVSLAAVLLGHVALSQLKKRPGTGGRGMAITGLVTGYVAVGVAAIAVIVGLVALLSFGAFATPFLFS; translated from the coding sequence ATGAGCGATCAGTTCGCACCGCAGCAGCATCCGACCCCGGCTCAGCCGGCCCACCCGGCCCAGCCCGGTCAGTACGCACCGCCCGCCGCCGGGTACGTCCCGGTGCCGCCCGCCGCCGGGAACGGCTACGCTGCCGCGCCTCCGACGAACGGTCTCGCGCTGGCGTCAATGATCTGCGGTCTGGCCGGCCTGCTTGGCAACGTGTTCGTCGTGTTCCTCGTGATGCCGTTCTTCGTGTCGCTGGCCGCCGTCCTTCTCGGACACGTCGCCCTGTCGCAGCTGAAGAAGCGTCCTGGCACGGGCGGCCGGGGCATGGCGATCACGGGACTGGTGACCGGGTACGTCGCGGTAGGCGTCGCCGCGATCGCCGTGATCGTGGGACTGGTGGCGCTGCTGAGCTTCGGCGCATTCGCCACCCCGTTCCTGTTCAGCTGA
- a CDS encoding DUF3099 domain-containing protein: MRHTRHAPAVTSLPQSPQDEATHRVRRYALTMGIRTVCFLLMALVPMGWWTWVFAAGAIFLPYIAVVYANAGSDSTPSTIESPTLQLGSGADAPAPQTEEPAVYTVHERRDVAGDDAGEDAAPVPEPADADAGEDPDAEQDGSSSTGPASDARGHDSDDAA; encoded by the coding sequence GTGAGACACACCCGACACGCCCCCGCTGTCACCTCGCTTCCGCAGTCGCCGCAGGACGAGGCGACCCATCGTGTGCGCCGCTACGCGCTGACGATGGGCATCCGCACCGTCTGCTTCCTGCTGATGGCGCTCGTGCCGATGGGGTGGTGGACGTGGGTGTTCGCGGCCGGCGCGATCTTCCTGCCGTACATCGCCGTCGTCTACGCGAACGCGGGCAGCGACAGCACGCCGTCGACGATCGAGTCGCCGACGCTGCAGCTGGGGTCCGGGGCGGACGCACCGGCGCCGCAGACGGAGGAACCCGCGGTCTACACGGTCCACGAGCGACGTGACGTTGCGGGTGACGACGCGGGTGAAGACGCCGCGCCCGTCCCGGAGCCCGCGGACGCCGATGCGGGTGAGGATCCGGATGCCGAGCAGGACGGGTCGTCCAGCACGGGCCCTGCCTCGGACGCCCGCGGCCATGACTCGGACGATGCCGCGTGA
- a CDS encoding SURF1 family protein, which produces MRQRLIRWSGYLAVAIAFAIACVFLSQWQFDRNEQRATQLALVERNYDADPVPVDELIGEDGALPADAEWHPVRLHGEYLADEQLLVRNRPHGGTSAFEVLVPFRDDSGRVLIVDRGWVRPAEDSSPSAVPAPPQGEATVIVRLRPGERLPSSGRSAPEGQVPTIHLPTVDERVDADIITGAYGQLASEDPAPGTAPGGFDSPTEDPGPHLSYAIQWILFAIMGFAFIGYMIRTEIVKAREDAGEQPRRERRRRDADADDEDALLDAVHR; this is translated from the coding sequence ATGAGACAGCGACTGATCCGCTGGAGCGGCTATCTGGCCGTCGCGATCGCCTTCGCGATCGCCTGCGTCTTCCTGAGCCAGTGGCAGTTCGACCGCAACGAGCAGCGTGCCACGCAGCTCGCCCTGGTCGAGCGCAACTACGACGCCGATCCGGTTCCGGTGGATGAGCTGATCGGCGAGGACGGCGCGCTGCCGGCGGATGCCGAATGGCATCCAGTCCGCCTGCACGGCGAGTACCTCGCCGACGAGCAGCTGCTGGTGCGCAACCGCCCGCACGGCGGCACGAGTGCGTTCGAGGTGCTGGTGCCCTTCCGCGACGACAGCGGACGTGTGCTCATCGTCGACCGCGGCTGGGTGCGCCCCGCCGAGGATTCGTCGCCGTCAGCCGTGCCGGCACCGCCGCAGGGCGAGGCCACCGTGATCGTGCGGCTGCGTCCGGGCGAGCGTCTGCCGTCGTCGGGTCGCAGCGCGCCGGAGGGCCAGGTGCCGACGATCCACCTCCCCACGGTCGACGAACGCGTGGACGCCGACATCATCACCGGCGCGTACGGACAGCTGGCATCCGAGGATCCCGCACCGGGCACCGCCCCTGGCGGCTTCGACTCCCCCACCGAAGACCCCGGCCCGCACCTGTCGTACGCGATCCAGTGGATCCTGTTCGCGATCATGGGCTTCGCCTTCATCGGCTACATGATCCGCACCGAGATCGTGAAGGCCCGTGAGGACGCCGGCGAGCAGCCCCGGCGCGAACGGCGCCGCCGCGATGCGGATGCCGACGACGAGGACGCCCTGCTCGACGCGGTCCACCGCTGA
- a CDS encoding endonuclease domain-containing protein, producing MNQRERIQRAALVVRALGGVARVRTLHGQHVSRHDIDLAIHAGLLARVRNGWVAEPTADRMLVDAARHGAVITCVTQAKRLGLWAHDPEPRLHWGVTPGSAGGKPAHVQVHWARPLVPRHPDALEDPIENVLALVADCEPREQALATWESALNQRLVTRDALERLPLKTRTRALLRDAVPFADSGLETYLRERLRWLRLHLTFQVWIAGHCVDLLIGDRLVLQIDGATHTGEQRDADIRHDAELMLMGYRVIRVGYWQVMEQWHLVQDQILRAVAQGLHLAR from the coding sequence ATGAATCAGCGGGAACGCATCCAGCGCGCGGCCCTCGTCGTGCGCGCTCTCGGCGGTGTCGCGCGCGTGCGCACACTGCACGGCCAGCATGTGAGCCGACATGACATCGACCTCGCGATCCACGCTGGACTGCTGGCCAGGGTCAGGAACGGATGGGTCGCCGAGCCCACGGCGGATCGGATGCTGGTGGATGCTGCGCGCCACGGCGCGGTGATCACCTGTGTCACGCAGGCGAAGCGGCTGGGGCTGTGGGCACATGACCCTGAACCGCGGCTGCATTGGGGCGTGACGCCGGGAAGTGCGGGTGGCAAGCCCGCGCACGTCCAGGTGCACTGGGCGAGACCGCTCGTCCCGCGGCATCCGGATGCTCTGGAGGATCCGATCGAGAACGTTCTCGCGCTGGTGGCCGACTGCGAGCCGCGCGAGCAGGCGCTGGCCACCTGGGAGTCGGCGCTGAACCAGCGTCTGGTCACGCGTGATGCACTCGAGCGACTGCCGCTGAAGACCCGCACGCGTGCCCTGCTCCGCGACGCGGTGCCGTTCGCCGACTCGGGTCTGGAGACCTACCTGCGCGAGCGCCTGCGCTGGCTCCGCTTGCACCTGACGTTCCAGGTGTGGATCGCCGGCCACTGCGTCGATCTGCTGATCGGCGATCGCCTCGTGCTGCAGATCGATGGCGCCACGCACACCGGTGAGCAACGCGACGCCGACATCCGGCATGACGCCGAGCTGATGCTGATGGGCTACCGGGTCATCCGCGTCGGTTACTGGCAGGTGATGGAGCAGTGGCACCTGGTTCAGGACCAGATCCTGCGGGCGGTGGCGCAGGGTCTGCACCTGGCGCGCTGA
- a CDS encoding ABC-F family ATP-binding cassette domain-containing protein — MLAVHDLEIRVGARVLMSDVSFRVADGDKIGLVGRNGAGKTTLTKVLAGDVLPSEGKVTSSGELGYLPQDPRTGDPEMLARTRILDARGLGSIQLTMAQASQDMASDDPKIAERAMRKFANATERFESLGGYAAEAEAASIAHNLSLPDRILDQPLKTLSGGQRRRIELARILFSDAGTMILDEPTNHLDADSVVWLREFLKGYKGGLIVISHDVELVGETVNRVFYLDANRQVIDIYNMGWKHYLRQRVADEERRKKERANAEKKATQLQLQAARFGAKASKAAAAHQMVARAEKLLSGLEDVRQVDRVAKLRFPKPAPCGKTPLMASGLSKSYGSLEIFTDVDLAIDRGSKVVVLGLNGAGKTTLLRILAGVDKPDTGQLEPGHGLKVGYYAQEHENLDVDRSVLQNMMSAAPDITETEARKVLGSFLFTGDDVLKPAGVLSGGEKTRLSLATLVVSSANMLLLDEPTNNLDPASREEILGALAHYEGAVVLVSHDPGAVESLNPERVLILPDGVEDIWSREYQELIELA; from the coding sequence GTGCTCGCCGTGCATGACCTCGAGATCCGCGTGGGCGCACGCGTGCTCATGTCCGACGTGTCGTTCCGCGTCGCCGACGGCGACAAGATCGGGCTCGTCGGGCGCAACGGAGCGGGAAAGACCACACTGACGAAGGTGCTCGCCGGTGACGTGCTGCCCTCGGAGGGCAAGGTCACCAGCTCCGGCGAACTCGGGTATCTGCCGCAGGATCCGCGCACGGGTGACCCCGAGATGCTCGCGCGCACCCGCATCCTCGACGCCCGCGGGCTCGGCTCCATCCAGCTGACCATGGCACAGGCGTCGCAGGACATGGCATCCGACGACCCGAAGATCGCCGAGCGCGCGATGCGGAAGTTCGCGAACGCGACCGAGCGCTTCGAGTCGCTCGGCGGCTACGCCGCCGAGGCCGAGGCGGCATCCATCGCCCACAACCTGTCGCTGCCCGACCGCATCCTCGACCAGCCGCTGAAGACGCTCTCGGGTGGTCAGCGGCGACGCATCGAACTGGCACGGATCCTGTTCTCCGACGCCGGCACCATGATCCTCGACGAGCCCACCAACCACCTCGACGCCGACAGCGTCGTGTGGCTGCGCGAGTTCCTCAAGGGATACAAGGGCGGGCTGATCGTGATCAGCCACGACGTCGAGCTCGTCGGCGAGACCGTGAACCGCGTCTTCTACCTCGACGCGAACCGGCAGGTCATCGACATCTACAACATGGGCTGGAAGCACTATCTGCGCCAGCGCGTGGCCGATGAGGAGCGCCGCAAGAAGGAGCGCGCGAACGCCGAGAAGAAGGCCACCCAGCTGCAGCTGCAGGCGGCCCGCTTCGGCGCCAAGGCGTCGAAGGCTGCCGCCGCCCACCAGATGGTGGCACGCGCCGAGAAGCTGCTGTCGGGACTGGAGGACGTGCGCCAGGTCGACCGGGTCGCCAAGCTGCGCTTCCCGAAGCCCGCCCCGTGCGGCAAGACCCCGCTGATGGCATCCGGCCTGTCGAAGTCGTACGGATCGCTGGAGATCTTCACCGACGTGGATCTTGCGATCGACCGCGGATCGAAGGTCGTCGTGCTGGGGCTCAACGGTGCAGGAAAGACCACGCTGCTGCGCATCCTCGCCGGCGTCGACAAGCCCGACACCGGGCAGCTCGAACCGGGCCACGGCCTGAAGGTCGGCTACTACGCGCAGGAGCACGAGAACCTCGACGTCGACCGCTCGGTGCTGCAGAACATGATGTCGGCGGCGCCCGACATCACCGAGACCGAGGCGCGCAAGGTGCTGGGCTCGTTCCTGTTCACCGGCGACGACGTGCTCAAGCCCGCAGGAGTGCTCTCCGGCGGTGAGAAGACGCGCCTGTCGCTGGCGACCCTGGTGGTGTCGTCGGCGAACATGCTGCTGCTGGACGAGCCGACCAACAACCTCGACCCCGCCTCGCGCGAGGAGATCCTCGGCGCCCTGGCGCACTACGAGGGCGCTGTCGTGCTCGTCTCGCACGACCCGGGGGCCGTGGAGTCGCTGAATCCCGAGCGCGTGCTGATCCTTCCCGACGGCGTCGAAGACATCTGGAGCCGCGAGTACCAGGAGCTCATCGAACTCGCCTGA
- a CDS encoding DedA family protein, which produces MDIVNDLILQAVASPWIPVILFAVAGIDGFFPPIPSETVLVAAAAVAGAGGDVNMVLLCAAGALGAMVGDNIAYSIGRGIGRGVGSGRFRWMRRPRVASAFADAGRALDRGGAGLILGARYIPVGRVAVNMSAGALRYPWRRFLPLSFLGGVTWAVYSAAIGMLAGHWLQGQPLLSAVIGVVFAVLIGLVIDRFASHRRRARAVAAATSAAGTDAAEQLASVRG; this is translated from the coding sequence GTGGACATCGTCAACGACCTCATCCTTCAGGCGGTCGCCTCGCCGTGGATCCCCGTGATCCTCTTCGCGGTCGCCGGGATCGACGGCTTCTTCCCGCCGATCCCGAGTGAGACGGTGCTGGTGGCCGCGGCCGCCGTGGCCGGGGCGGGCGGCGACGTGAACATGGTGCTGCTGTGCGCGGCGGGCGCACTGGGAGCGATGGTCGGTGACAACATCGCCTACAGCATCGGCCGGGGTATCGGCCGGGGTGTGGGCAGCGGGCGCTTCCGCTGGATGCGGCGCCCGCGGGTGGCCTCCGCCTTCGCCGACGCCGGCCGGGCGCTGGACCGCGGCGGAGCGGGTCTCATCCTCGGCGCCCGCTACATCCCGGTCGGTCGCGTGGCCGTCAACATGTCCGCCGGGGCGCTGCGCTACCCCTGGCGGCGCTTCCTGCCGCTGTCGTTCCTCGGCGGCGTCACATGGGCGGTCTACAGCGCCGCCATCGGGATGCTCGCCGGGCACTGGCTGCAGGGACAGCCTCTGCTCAGCGCGGTCATCGGCGTCGTGTTCGCTGTGCTCATCGGCCTGGTCATCGACCGGTTCGCCTCGCACCGGCGCCGCGCACGCGCGGTCGCCGCGGCCACCAGCGCCGCCGGCACGGACGCCGCCGAGCAGCTGGCGTCAGTGAGAGGATGA
- a CDS encoding sensor histidine kinase: MSATASTQRPRLGVTFWLLAVALVALYAILVPILAALYGVSVPVAFLLGAGMCAAPLLALWYPRSSVAVFTVAAFVLPLTVSPDRDPVWPWPWSVPALILFALFVLTLTMQHGWRLGSLALLLGLMGSLAAPLLLPDAASAGAAGADLIVTASIATVAFVVGVLLAGRIRLGAELTREREHAEFERSRRELVEERTRIARELHDVVAHSMSLIQVQASTARFRAPGLPDEAIAEFDSIAATARSSLTEMRRILGVLRTEDHTAELAPQRGIDDIPALVDSTRRAGAPVDLTHEVEGEISAAVQIAVYRIVQESLSNAVRHAPGSSIGVSVTTAGDDVQVVVRNTPVPPSDPGTPGHGLRGMTERATLLGGEIHADRDGDGWTVSARIPRQPAATEVSATASTSTSTTTTTTTTTTEGSA, from the coding sequence ATGAGCGCCACCGCGAGCACCCAACGGCCGCGGCTGGGCGTCACCTTCTGGCTCCTCGCCGTCGCACTGGTCGCGCTGTACGCGATCCTCGTCCCGATCCTCGCCGCGCTGTACGGGGTCTCGGTGCCGGTGGCCTTCCTGCTCGGCGCCGGCATGTGCGCCGCACCTCTGCTCGCCCTCTGGTACCCGCGCTCGAGCGTCGCCGTGTTCACGGTCGCCGCGTTCGTGCTGCCGCTCACTGTCTCCCCCGACCGGGATCCGGTCTGGCCGTGGCCGTGGTCGGTGCCTGCACTGATCCTGTTCGCGCTGTTCGTGCTCACCCTCACGATGCAGCACGGCTGGCGTCTCGGTTCACTCGCGTTGCTGCTGGGGCTGATGGGCTCGCTGGCAGCGCCACTGCTGCTTCCCGACGCGGCATCCGCCGGCGCGGCAGGGGCCGACCTCATCGTCACCGCATCGATCGCGACGGTCGCCTTCGTCGTCGGTGTCCTGCTCGCCGGACGGATCCGCCTGGGCGCCGAACTGACCCGCGAGCGCGAGCATGCGGAGTTCGAGCGTTCGCGCCGCGAACTCGTCGAGGAGCGCACGCGCATCGCCCGCGAGCTGCACGACGTCGTCGCGCACAGCATGTCGCTCATCCAGGTGCAGGCCTCCACCGCGCGGTTCCGCGCACCGGGCCTGCCCGACGAGGCGATCGCCGAGTTCGACTCGATCGCCGCGACCGCTCGGTCCTCGCTCACCGAGATGCGCCGCATCCTGGGCGTGCTGCGCACCGAGGACCACACCGCCGAACTCGCTCCGCAGCGCGGCATCGACGACATCCCCGCCCTCGTCGATTCCACCCGCAGGGCCGGGGCGCCCGTGGATCTCACCCACGAGGTCGAGGGCGAGATCTCGGCTGCCGTTCAGATCGCCGTCTACCGCATCGTGCAGGAGTCGCTCAGCAACGCGGTCAGGCACGCCCCCGGCTCATCGATCGGCGTCTCCGTGACCACGGCCGGCGATGACGTGCAGGTCGTCGTCCGCAACACCCCCGTTCCGCCCAGCGACCCGGGCACCCCCGGGCACGGCCTGCGCGGCATGACCGAACGCGCGACGCTGCTGGGCGGCGAGATCCACGCGGATCGCGACGGCGATGGCTGGACCGTCTCCGCCCGCATCCCCCGGCAGCCCGCCGCGACCGAAGTCTCGGCCACCGCATCGACATCGACATCGACCACGACTACGACTACGACTACGACTACGGAAGGATCCGCGTGA
- a CDS encoding response regulator → MTIEVLIADDQAMVRAGFAALLDAHDGIRVTGQAADGREAVALSARLDPDVILMDVRMPELDGIEATRRILGPSYPAAKVPRILMLTTFDIDDYVYDALQAGASGFLLKDALPDELVHAVRVIAAGDALLAPRVTRRMIEHFAARRPAAPQARADLGDLTERELEVLTLIGRGRSNSEIGGELFIAEQTVKTHVGKIFAKLALRDRVHAVILAYDAGLVEPAA, encoded by the coding sequence GTGACCATCGAGGTGCTCATCGCCGACGATCAGGCCATGGTGCGAGCGGGCTTCGCCGCACTGCTGGATGCGCACGACGGCATCCGCGTCACCGGGCAGGCCGCCGACGGGCGCGAAGCGGTCGCACTGTCTGCCCGGCTGGACCCGGACGTGATCCTGATGGATGTGCGCATGCCCGAGCTCGACGGCATCGAGGCGACCCGTCGCATCCTGGGGCCGTCGTACCCGGCGGCCAAGGTGCCGCGGATCCTCATGCTCACCACCTTCGACATCGACGACTACGTGTACGACGCGCTGCAGGCCGGCGCGAGCGGGTTCCTGCTCAAGGACGCCCTGCCCGATGAGCTCGTACACGCGGTGCGCGTGATCGCCGCCGGTGACGCCCTGCTCGCACCGCGCGTGACGCGCCGGATGATCGAGCATTTCGCGGCGCGCCGCCCTGCCGCCCCGCAGGCGCGCGCCGATCTGGGTGATCTCACCGAGCGGGAGCTCGAAGTGCTCACCCTCATCGGCCGGGGACGCTCGAACAGCGAGATCGGCGGCGAGCTGTTCATCGCCGAGCAGACCGTCAAGACGCACGTCGGCAAGATCTTCGCCAAGCTCGCCCTGCGCGACCGTGTGCACGCGGTGATCCTCGCCTACGACGCCGGTCTCGTCGAGCCTGCAGCCTGA